In Asanoa sp. WMMD1127, one genomic interval encodes:
- a CDS encoding NUDIX domain-containing protein yields MPIPDFVVALRERVGHAPLPLPGVIAVVRDERERVLLVRRSDTGSWALTTGCLEPGEQPAAGAVREVWEETGVEVVVERLLSVEALDLSVAPNGDQVWWLAVGVGCRVVGGAARVNDDESVEVGWFSPGAVPPLPAHQARCLALALMPDARLGWRADQSVGIAGPGTARAADWHDRTTVSHIGPDASCPRRWRLRPNPAGHTAVTESSGGGLRRRRRVGPVRRS; encoded by the coding sequence ATGCCGATTCCGGACTTCGTCGTGGCGCTGCGCGAGCGTGTCGGCCACGCGCCGCTGCCACTGCCCGGTGTGATCGCGGTTGTGCGCGACGAGCGGGAGCGGGTCCTGCTGGTTCGTCGGTCCGATACGGGGTCGTGGGCGTTGACCACCGGTTGCCTCGAGCCGGGGGAACAGCCGGCGGCCGGCGCGGTGCGGGAGGTGTGGGAGGAGACGGGCGTCGAGGTCGTGGTCGAGCGCCTGCTGTCGGTGGAGGCGCTGGATCTGTCGGTGGCGCCGAACGGGGATCAGGTGTGGTGGCTGGCTGTCGGGGTCGGTTGTCGGGTGGTCGGTGGCGCGGCCCGGGTGAACGACGACGAGTCGGTCGAGGTTGGCTGGTTCTCTCCCGGGGCGGTGCCGCCGCTGCCGGCTCATCAGGCGCGATGCCTGGCACTGGCGCTGATGCCGGACGCGCGCCTTGGCTGGCGCGCTGACCAGTCGGTCGGGATTGCGGGTCCGGGCACGGCGCGTGCCGCCGATTGGCACGACCGGACGACGGTGTCGCACATCGGCCCGGATGCTTCCTGCCCTCGACGCTGGCGCCTCAGGCCGAATCCGGCCGGTCACACAGCCGTCACCGAGTCGAGTGGAGGTGGACTTCGACGTCGTAGACGAGTCGGACCGGTTCGCCGTTCGTGA
- a CDS encoding TetR/AcrR family transcriptional regulator C-terminal domain-containing protein translates to MDGKPISSGGAVWLRAEPTRARRATPLTRERIVEAAVALLDDAGVDGLTMRRLAQRLDVTPTALYWHVKTKDDVLDLAVDEVFGEVELPPPGDDWRADLTTLSRRWRTVMLRHPWAPNLVGRPMLGPNVLARTEFLQSALARGGYTGVELAVVTRLVANYVIGAALTAATWHRSQNPQARAEARRHIATDPTAYPTLIASGHLDDGPWTDDDLFDRGLAFILATPPAPQS, encoded by the coding sequence GTGGACGGGAAGCCGATTTCGAGCGGCGGCGCGGTCTGGCTACGCGCTGAGCCGACGCGCGCCCGCCGCGCGACGCCCCTGACCCGGGAGCGAATCGTCGAGGCCGCCGTCGCTCTCCTCGACGACGCCGGGGTCGACGGTCTGACCATGCGCCGCCTGGCCCAGCGCCTGGATGTCACGCCGACCGCCCTGTACTGGCATGTGAAGACCAAGGACGACGTCCTGGATCTGGCCGTCGACGAGGTCTTCGGCGAGGTGGAGCTGCCGCCGCCCGGCGACGACTGGCGAGCCGACCTGACCACGCTGTCCCGCAGGTGGCGCACGGTCATGCTGCGCCACCCCTGGGCGCCCAACCTCGTGGGCCGACCAATGCTCGGCCCGAACGTCCTGGCCCGCACGGAGTTCCTGCAGTCGGCCCTGGCCCGCGGCGGCTACACGGGTGTCGAGCTGGCGGTGGTCACTCGGCTGGTGGCCAACTACGTGATCGGCGCGGCCCTCACCGCGGCGACCTGGCACCGCAGCCAGAACCCGCAGGCCCGCGCCGAGGCCCGCCGCCACATCGCTACCGACCCGACGGCATATCCGACCCTGATCGCGTCAGGCCACCTGGACGACGGCCCCTGGACCGACGACGACCTCTTCGACCGTGGGCTCGCCTTCATCCTGGCAACCCCACCCGCGCCGCAGTCCTGA
- a CDS encoding regulatory protein RecX, with translation MDDGAGRGRSRSRSGRSGAGRGRRSGFGGAPAARAEAGGPPPSPADEAERAREICLRQLAVRPRTRAELARALASRGISAETSAEVLDRYDEVGIIDDAAFSRAWVSSRHTGRGLARRALANELRKRGVDSDTAGAALEQLDDSTEAETARALVERKLRTARGEPEQIFRRLVGMLARKGYGPGVAIRAVKEALAAQSAEAAEFMDQVDVDALTEAQSAMDSDADISRSSEPD, from the coding sequence GTGGACGACGGCGCTGGTCGCGGCAGGTCGCGGTCCAGGTCCGGGCGATCCGGCGCTGGTCGGGGGCGGCGGAGTGGCTTCGGCGGCGCGCCGGCCGCGCGCGCCGAGGCCGGCGGTCCGCCGCCGTCGCCGGCCGACGAGGCCGAGCGGGCGCGCGAGATCTGCCTGCGGCAGCTGGCGGTCCGCCCGCGCACGCGTGCGGAGCTGGCCCGAGCCCTGGCCAGCCGCGGCATCTCGGCGGAGACGTCGGCCGAGGTGCTCGACCGCTACGACGAGGTCGGCATCATCGACGACGCCGCGTTCTCGCGCGCCTGGGTGTCCAGCCGCCACACGGGCCGCGGCCTGGCCCGCCGGGCGCTGGCCAACGAGCTACGCAAACGGGGCGTCGACTCCGACACCGCCGGCGCCGCCCTGGAGCAACTCGACGACTCGACCGAGGCAGAGACCGCACGCGCGCTCGTCGAGCGCAAACTCCGCACGGCCCGCGGCGAACCCGAGCAAATCTTCCGGCGGCTGGTCGGCATGCTGGCCCGCAAGGGCTACGGACCGGGGGTGGCGATCCGCGCGGTCAAGGAGGCGCTGGCGGCCCAGAGCGCCGAGGCCGCCGAGTTCATGGACCAGGTCGACGTCGACGCCCTGACCGAAGCCCAATCCGCCATGGACTCCGACGCCGACATCAGCCGGTCGTCCGAACCGGACTGA